From Bordetella flabilis, the proteins below share one genomic window:
- the pxpB gene encoding 5-oxoprolinase subunit PxpB, with protein MDLAGHPAPAWRIHPQGDRCLVLVFGDAIDAGIGRTCLGVARALRDAALPGVTDVVPSFVAVAVHYAPGPDGRGPRFAELAGRIEALLARGIPSADADARDIDIPVCYGGEHGPDLQEVARAAGLSTDEVIALHTQPGSMVYTLGFAPGHPYIGVHDARLNLPRRASPRTAVPMGSVAIANRQTVIYPSRLPGGWNIIGATPLRLFDPAREPAALLQPGDRVRFVPIDAATFARMRAQEQDGDAKAGPP; from the coding sequence GTGGACCTGGCCGGGCATCCCGCGCCCGCCTGGCGCATACATCCCCAGGGCGATCGCTGCCTGGTGCTGGTGTTCGGCGACGCCATCGACGCCGGCATCGGGCGCACCTGCCTGGGCGTCGCGCGCGCCTTGCGCGACGCCGCCCTGCCGGGCGTGACCGACGTCGTGCCCTCCTTCGTCGCCGTGGCGGTGCACTACGCACCCGGGCCGGACGGGCGCGGCCCGCGTTTCGCCGAGCTGGCCGGGCGCATAGAAGCGCTGCTGGCGCGCGGGATCCCCAGCGCCGACGCGGACGCGCGCGATATCGACATCCCGGTGTGCTACGGCGGTGAACATGGCCCCGACCTGCAGGAGGTCGCCCGCGCCGCCGGCCTGTCCACGGACGAAGTCATCGCCCTGCACACGCAGCCGGGCAGCATGGTGTACACGCTGGGCTTCGCGCCCGGCCATCCCTACATCGGCGTGCACGATGCGCGGCTGAACCTGCCGCGCCGCGCTTCGCCGCGGACGGCCGTGCCCATGGGTTCGGTCGCCATCGCCAATCGCCAGACCGTGATCTATCCCAGCCGGCTGCCGGGCGGCTGGAACATCATCGGTGCCACGCCGCTGCGCCTGTTCGACCCCGCGCGCGAGCCGGCAGCCCTGCTGCAGCCCGGGGACAGGGTCCGCTTCGTTCCCATCGATGCCGCCACTTTTGCCCGCATGCGCGCCCAGGAGCAGGACGGCGACGCCAAGGCGGGACCGCCATGA
- a CDS encoding biotin-dependent carboxyltransferase family protein gives MSITALKPGLLSSFQDLGRVGYQHQGIPVAGAMDARAHRLASLLVGNDPARTATLEMTLQGPLLRFDAPACFALAGATLGAVLNGAPIPVNRPLLARPGDVLGFGPAAPADGGPGAGTSPGAPAGVPGLRAYLAVHGGYALPRVMGSESTYLRSGFGGYHGRALAKGDVIGLRAALDPAALDALEQALWDTRLYLPAPLIPQLRTTVRALPGRQWADFTRASRNAFTSQAYRVTPQSERMGYRLAGPELAMQSPRQMLSEATCFGTVQVPADGAPIVLMADRQTTGGYPKIAQVATIDLSMLAQTAPGSTIRFEMITIDDAQRLDGERETAFARLAAALAPLREQYARSVIADAAP, from the coding sequence ATGAGCATTACGGCATTGAAGCCCGGCCTGCTTTCTTCCTTCCAGGACCTGGGGCGCGTGGGCTACCAGCACCAGGGCATTCCAGTGGCCGGCGCGATGGACGCCCGCGCGCACCGGCTGGCCAGCCTGCTGGTGGGCAATGACCCGGCACGCACCGCGACGCTCGAAATGACGCTGCAAGGCCCGCTGCTGCGCTTCGACGCACCGGCCTGTTTCGCGCTCGCCGGGGCCACGCTGGGCGCCGTGCTGAACGGCGCGCCCATACCCGTCAACCGGCCCTTGCTGGCCCGGCCCGGCGATGTACTGGGCTTCGGCCCCGCCGCGCCGGCCGACGGCGGGCCGGGGGCCGGCACTTCGCCGGGCGCCCCCGCCGGCGTACCGGGCCTGCGCGCCTACCTGGCCGTGCATGGCGGCTATGCGCTGCCACGGGTGATGGGCAGCGAAAGCACCTACCTGCGCAGCGGCTTTGGCGGATATCACGGCCGTGCCCTGGCCAAGGGCGACGTCATCGGGCTGCGCGCCGCCTTGGACCCCGCGGCGCTGGATGCCCTGGAACAGGCGCTGTGGGACACGCGGCTATACCTGCCGGCGCCGCTGATACCCCAGCTGCGAACCACCGTGCGAGCCCTGCCGGGGCGCCAGTGGGCCGATTTCACGCGGGCATCGCGCAACGCATTCACCAGCCAGGCATATCGGGTGACGCCGCAGTCCGAGCGCATGGGCTACCGATTGGCTGGACCGGAGCTGGCCATGCAGTCGCCCCGGCAGATGCTGTCGGAGGCCACCTGCTTCGGCACGGTACAGGTGCCGGCCGACGGCGCCCCCATCGTATTGATGGCGGACCGGCAGACCACCGGCGGCTATCCCAAGATCGCCCAGGTCGCAACGATCGATCTGTCGATGCTGGCACAGACCGCGCCGGGCAGCACCATACGCTTCGAAATGATTACCATCGACGATGCGCAGCGCCTGGACGGCGAACGGGAAACCGCCTTCGCGCGCCTGGCGGCGGCCCTGGCGCCGCTGCGCGAGCAATACGCGCGCAGCGTAATAGCCGACGCGGCGCCGTAG
- a CDS encoding LamB/YcsF family protein, producing MALSIDLNCDMGESYGAWRMGNDEGVLQYVSSANIACGFHGGDPGTMRRTVAAALARGVALGAHPSLPDLAGFGRRVMQVSPQEAYDIVVYQLGALAGVAASQGARLHHVKAHGALYNMAAKDRKLSEAICRAIRDVDASLVMYGLAGSEHVRAAAEVGLPVAQEVFGDRSYQDDGSLTPRSHPGAMIEDVDTAVAQVLRMVTEGKVRSVNGKDVPVQADTLCIHGDQPGALDFANGIRAALEKAGIAVRTTGQA from the coding sequence ATGGCCTTATCGATCGACTTGAACTGCGACATGGGCGAAAGCTACGGCGCCTGGCGCATGGGCAACGACGAAGGCGTACTGCAGTACGTGTCGTCGGCCAATATCGCCTGTGGCTTCCATGGCGGCGATCCCGGCACCATGCGCCGCACCGTGGCGGCCGCCCTGGCGCGCGGCGTGGCGCTGGGCGCGCACCCCAGCCTGCCGGATCTGGCCGGTTTCGGGCGCCGCGTCATGCAGGTCAGCCCGCAGGAAGCCTATGACATCGTCGTCTACCAGCTCGGCGCCCTGGCCGGCGTGGCCGCATCGCAGGGCGCCCGCCTGCATCACGTCAAGGCGCACGGCGCGCTGTACAACATGGCCGCCAAGGACCGGAAGCTGTCCGAAGCGATCTGCCGCGCCATACGGGATGTCGACGCCAGCCTCGTCATGTACGGCCTGGCCGGCAGCGAGCATGTCCGCGCGGCGGCGGAAGTCGGGTTGCCCGTGGCGCAAGAGGTCTTTGGCGACCGATCCTACCAGGACGACGGCTCGCTGACGCCGCGCAGCCATCCCGGCGCGATGATCGAAGACGTGGACACCGCCGTCGCGCAGGTGCTGCGCATGGTGACCGAAGGGAAGGTGCGCTCGGTCAACGGCAAGGACGTGCCGGTCCAGGCCGATACGCTATGCATCCACGGTGACCAGCCGGGCGCGCTGGACTTCGCCAACGGCATACGGGCGGCGCTGGAAAAAGCCGGCATCGCCGTCCGGACGACCGGCCAGGCCTAG
- a CDS encoding GntR family transcriptional regulator, which yields MEINALATIPYVLYEQIRQMIIDGTLAPGQPLREQELERRFGTSRSSIREALRLLELNGLATHAQRRGFRVVLYTEREIRQLYLLRAELEAYAIMELAEQQDLAPLLKRERHLQDRLARCDPDRAVIDYLKLVRNSFVEIVAFVCNKPLSDAVNRLNERCEPLRYNLLRRGYSDVRASASYVDRVIDALHRRDFAVAAALRRECAHWILPMVLRAYAEAVYPPAGDLPA from the coding sequence ATGGAAATCAATGCGCTGGCGACGATCCCGTACGTGCTGTACGAGCAGATCCGTCAAATGATCATCGACGGCACCTTGGCCCCGGGGCAGCCCTTGCGGGAGCAGGAACTGGAGCGCCGTTTCGGCACCAGTCGCAGCTCCATCCGCGAAGCCTTGCGTCTCCTGGAACTCAATGGGTTGGCCACGCATGCCCAACGCCGTGGCTTCCGGGTCGTGCTGTACACCGAACGCGAAATCCGCCAGCTTTACCTGCTGCGCGCCGAGCTGGAGGCCTACGCCATCATGGAACTGGCCGAGCAGCAGGACCTGGCGCCCTTGCTGAAGCGCGAACGCCATCTGCAGGATCGCCTGGCGCGTTGCGACCCCGACCGGGCTGTCATCGATTATCTGAAGCTGGTGCGCAATTCATTCGTGGAAATCGTTGCCTTCGTCTGTAATAAGCCCTTGAGCGATGCCGTGAACCGGCTGAACGAGCGCTGCGAGCCGTTGCGCTACAACCTGCTCCGGCGTGGCTATTCGGACGTGCGCGCGTCCGCATCCTACGTGGACCGGGTCATCGACGCGCTGCACCGGCGCGACTTCGCGGTGGCTGCGGCGTTGCGGCGCGAATGCGCGCACTGGATCCTGCCGATGGTGTTGCGGGCCTATGCCGAAGCGGTCTATCCGCCCGCCGGCGACCTTCCTGCCTGA
- a CDS encoding DUF3683 domain-containing protein produces the protein MNAPLASQILDAATAPTPGARLREIPYNYTSFSDREIVGRLLGEDAWQLLADLRAERRTGRSARMLYEVLGDIWVVRRNPYLQDDLLDNPKRRRMLIEALHHRLSEIDKRREPGRIEFQQGRDLYRDEKVLQLIERARAAIAGFEAEFDQTAQLRKQAQKVLGRVTARDNIKFDGLSRVSHVTDATDWRVEYPFVVLTPDSEDEIAALVRGCFELGLTIIPRGGGTGYTGGAIPLTWKSAVINTEKFETLGKVELTTLPGVEAQVATVFTGAGVVTKRVADAAAQAGYVFAVDPTSAEASCVGGNIAMNAGGKKAVLWGTALDNLAWWRMVDPEGNWLEVTRLEHNMGKIHDVDVARFELKWFDGRGKPGATLLRSEVLEIAGRVFRKEGLGKDVTDKFLSGLPGVQKEGCDGLITSARWVLHRMPAHTRTVCMEFFGQARDAIPSIVEVKHYLDTEGKQRGAILAGLEHLDERYLRAVGYATKSKRGVLPKMVLIGDIVGDDEDAVALAASEVVRLANTRHGEGFVAVSAEARKKFWADRSRTAAIARHTNAFKINEDVVIPLDRMGEYTDHIERINIELSTRNKLRLLDELEAFLAQPLPVGKAEDAEDAEITRAEILAERTRQARELVAATRERWHWLLTQLDMPLTRALPDLANLGLGPMQSVLADRIAAQPQARVFDVVQDRTLRVSWKTEVLAQLQRIFSGAACKKVLDEMCAIHARVLKSRVFVALHMHAGDGNVHTNIPVNSDDYGMLGEANEAVARIMRIARDLDGVISGEHGIGLTKYEFLTQEELQPFQDYKRRVDPHDRFNAGKLMPGADLTRAWTPSFNLMGHESLIMQQSDIGAISSSIKDCLRCGKCKPVCATHVPRANLLYSPRNKILATSLLVEAFLYEEQTRRGISLKHWEEFEDVADHCTVCHKCYNPCPVDIDFGDVSMNMRALLRRMGRKSFNPGTSAAMFFLNAKDPATINATRKAMVGLGYKAQRAANELLSGLVRKQTRKPPSTVGKPPLREQVVHFVNKKMPGGLPKQTARKLLDIEDANYVPIIRDPQKTSADTEAVFYFPGCGSERLFSQVGLATQAMLWHAGVQTVLPPGYLCCGYPQRGNGMNDKAEQIITDNRVLFHRVANTLNYLDIKTVVVSCGTCYDQLAGYEFEKIFPGCRLVDIHEYLLEKGIKLDGVEGVRYMYHDPCHTPMKLQDPMKTVKSLVGDATIKSDRCCGESGTLAVSRPDVSTQVRFRKEEELRKGGDAVRADGFDGDVKVLTSCPSCLQGLSRYQGDTGMEADYIVVEMARHILGEDWMRGYVKQANAGGIERVLV, from the coding sequence ATGAACGCCCCCCTCGCCAGCCAGATCCTAGACGCGGCGACTGCGCCGACACCGGGCGCCCGCCTGCGTGAAATTCCCTACAACTACACGTCGTTTTCCGACCGCGAGATCGTCGGCCGGCTGCTGGGCGAGGACGCCTGGCAGCTCCTGGCCGACCTGCGCGCCGAGCGCCGCACGGGCCGGTCCGCGCGCATGTTGTACGAGGTGCTGGGCGATATCTGGGTAGTGCGGCGCAACCCCTACCTGCAGGATGACCTGCTCGACAACCCCAAGCGTCGCCGGATGCTGATCGAGGCCTTGCATCACAGGCTGTCGGAGATCGACAAGCGGCGCGAACCGGGCCGCATCGAGTTCCAGCAGGGGCGGGACCTCTACCGGGACGAGAAAGTCCTGCAATTGATCGAGCGTGCCCGCGCCGCGATCGCCGGCTTCGAAGCCGAGTTCGACCAGACGGCGCAATTGCGCAAGCAGGCGCAAAAGGTGCTGGGCCGGGTCACCGCCCGCGACAATATCAAGTTCGACGGCCTGTCGCGTGTCTCGCACGTTACCGACGCCACCGACTGGCGCGTCGAATATCCCTTCGTGGTGCTGACCCCGGACAGCGAGGACGAAATCGCCGCGCTGGTGCGCGGTTGCTTCGAGCTGGGCCTGACCATCATCCCGCGCGGCGGCGGCACCGGCTATACCGGCGGCGCCATTCCGCTGACCTGGAAGTCCGCCGTCATCAATACGGAGAAATTCGAGACGCTCGGCAAGGTGGAGCTGACGACCCTGCCGGGCGTCGAGGCGCAGGTGGCCACGGTCTTCACCGGCGCCGGCGTGGTCACCAAGCGCGTCGCCGACGCGGCCGCGCAGGCCGGCTATGTGTTCGCCGTGGATCCCACGTCGGCCGAGGCCTCCTGTGTGGGCGGCAATATCGCCATGAACGCCGGCGGCAAGAAAGCCGTGCTGTGGGGCACCGCGCTGGACAACCTGGCCTGGTGGCGCATGGTGGACCCCGAAGGCAACTGGCTGGAGGTGACCCGGCTCGAGCACAACATGGGCAAAATCCACGACGTGGACGTGGCCAGGTTCGAACTCAAGTGGTTCGACGGCCGCGGCAAGCCCGGTGCGACCCTGTTGCGCAGCGAGGTCCTGGAGATAGCAGGGCGTGTCTTCCGCAAGGAAGGGCTGGGCAAGGACGTGACGGACAAATTCCTGTCCGGCCTGCCCGGCGTGCAGAAGGAAGGTTGCGACGGCCTGATCACGTCGGCGCGCTGGGTGCTGCATCGTATGCCGGCGCATACGCGCACGGTCTGCATGGAGTTCTTTGGCCAGGCCCGCGACGCCATTCCGTCGATCGTCGAGGTCAAGCACTACCTGGATACCGAGGGCAAGCAGCGCGGCGCCATCCTGGCGGGACTGGAACACCTGGACGAGCGCTATCTGCGCGCGGTCGGCTATGCCACCAAGAGCAAGCGCGGCGTGCTGCCCAAGATGGTGCTGATCGGCGACATCGTGGGCGACGACGAGGACGCGGTGGCCCTGGCCGCCAGTGAAGTGGTGCGCCTGGCGAATACCCGTCACGGCGAAGGCTTCGTCGCGGTCAGCGCCGAGGCGCGCAAGAAGTTCTGGGCGGACCGTTCCCGCACGGCGGCCATCGCGCGGCACACCAACGCCTTCAAGATCAACGAAGACGTGGTGATTCCGCTGGACCGCATGGGCGAATACACCGATCACATCGAGCGCATCAATATCGAACTGTCCACGCGCAACAAGCTGCGGCTGCTGGACGAACTGGAAGCCTTCCTCGCGCAGCCCTTGCCGGTGGGCAAGGCCGAGGATGCCGAGGATGCGGAGATCACGCGCGCCGAGATCCTGGCCGAACGCACCCGGCAAGCGCGCGAACTGGTGGCGGCCACGCGGGAACGCTGGCACTGGCTGCTGACCCAGCTCGACATGCCGCTGACCCGGGCGCTGCCGGACCTGGCCAACCTGGGACTGGGCCCCATGCAGTCCGTGCTGGCCGACCGCATCGCGGCCCAGCCGCAGGCGCGGGTCTTCGACGTGGTGCAGGACCGCACCCTGCGGGTCTCCTGGAAAACGGAAGTCCTGGCGCAGTTGCAGCGCATCTTCTCCGGTGCGGCGTGCAAGAAGGTCCTGGACGAAATGTGCGCGATCCACGCCCGGGTCTTGAAGAGCCGGGTCTTCGTGGCCTTGCACATGCACGCCGGCGACGGCAATGTGCACACCAACATCCCCGTCAACTCCGACGATTACGGCATGCTGGGCGAGGCCAACGAGGCGGTGGCGCGCATCATGCGCATCGCCCGCGACCTGGACGGCGTGATCTCCGGCGAGCACGGCATCGGCCTGACGAAGTACGAGTTCCTGACGCAGGAGGAGCTGCAGCCCTTCCAGGACTACAAGCGCCGCGTCGACCCGCATGACCGCTTCAATGCCGGCAAGCTGATGCCCGGCGCCGACCTGACGCGTGCCTGGACGCCCAGCTTCAACCTGATGGGCCACGAGTCGCTGATCATGCAGCAGAGCGACATCGGCGCCATTTCGTCGTCCATCAAGGATTGCCTGCGCTGCGGCAAGTGCAAGCCGGTGTGCGCCACGCACGTGCCGCGTGCCAATCTGCTGTACTCGCCACGCAACAAGATCCTGGCGACGTCCTTGCTGGTCGAGGCTTTCCTGTACGAAGAGCAGACACGGCGCGGCATCAGCCTGAAGCACTGGGAAGAATTCGAGGATGTGGCGGACCACTGCACCGTCTGCCACAAGTGCTACAACCCCTGTCCCGTCGATATCGATTTTGGCGATGTGTCGATGAACATGCGTGCGCTGCTGCGCCGCATGGGCCGCAAGTCCTTCAATCCCGGCACCTCGGCCGCGATGTTCTTCCTGAACGCCAAGGACCCGGCCACCATCAATGCGACCCGAAAGGCCATGGTGGGACTGGGCTACAAGGCGCAGCGCGCCGCCAATGAGCTGTTGTCGGGGCTGGTGCGCAAGCAGACGCGGAAGCCGCCGTCCACCGTGGGCAAGCCGCCGCTGCGCGAGCAGGTCGTGCATTTCGTGAACAAGAAGATGCCCGGCGGCCTGCCCAAGCAGACGGCCCGCAAGCTGCTCGATATCGAGGACGCGAACTACGTTCCCATCATCCGCGATCCGCAGAAGACCTCGGCCGATACCGAGGCGGTCTTCTACTTCCCGGGTTGCGGATCCGAGCGCCTGTTCTCGCAGGTCGGCCTGGCCACCCAGGCGATGCTCTGGCATGCCGGCGTGCAGACCGTGCTGCCGCCCGGCTACCTGTGCTGCGGCTATCCGCAGCGCGGCAACGGCATGAACGACAAGGCCGAACAGATCATCACCGACAACCGCGTGCTGTTCCATCGCGTGGCGAACACGCTGAACTACCTGGACATCAAGACCGTGGTAGTCAGTTGCGGTACCTGCTACGACCAGTTGGCGGGCTATGAATTCGAGAAGATATTCCCTGGCTGCCGCCTGGTCGACATCCATGAATACCTGCTGGAAAAAGGCATCAAGCTGGATGGCGTGGAAGGGGTGCGCTACATGTACCACGATCCCTGCCATACTCCGATGAAGCTGCAGGACCCGATGAAGACCGTGAAGTCGCTGGTGGGCGATGCGACCATCAAGAGCGATCGCTGCTGCGGCGAATCGGGCACCCTGGCGGTGAGCCGGCCGGACGTGTCGACGCAGGTGCGCTTCCGCAAGGAAGAAGAACTGCGCAAGGGCGGCGATGCCGTGCGCGCCGACGGCTTCGACGGCGACGTCAAGGTATTGACCTCCTGCCCCTCCTGCCTGCAGGGACTGTCGCGCTACCAGGGCGATACGGGTATGGAAGCCGACTATATCGTCGTGGAGATGGCGCGGCACATCCTGGGCGAGGATTGGATGCGCGGCTACGTCAAGCAGGCGAACGCCGGCGGTATCGAGCGGGTGCTGGTCTAG
- a CDS encoding YqaA family protein, translated as MEAALMSSVNWLLGMLALPNVGLSAIFIISLVSATLLPLGSEPAVFGYVKLAPDMFWPAVIVATAGNTVGGAISYAMGWGAWRAAERWKAKHPHRAHEARTHADHGRWHRHAHDWLHRVGPPALLLSWLPAVGDPLCAVAGWLRLSFWPCMVYMAIGKFLRYLVMTGGLIWMFPHA; from the coding sequence ATGGAAGCCGCCTTGATGTCCTCGGTGAACTGGCTTTTGGGAATGCTGGCGCTTCCCAACGTCGGCCTGAGCGCAATCTTCATCATCAGCCTGGTTTCGGCCACCCTGCTGCCGCTCGGTTCCGAGCCGGCGGTGTTCGGCTATGTGAAGCTGGCGCCGGACATGTTCTGGCCCGCCGTCATCGTGGCCACCGCCGGCAATACGGTTGGCGGCGCCATCAGCTATGCCATGGGCTGGGGCGCCTGGCGCGCCGCCGAGCGCTGGAAGGCAAAGCACCCGCACCGGGCGCACGAGGCCCGCACCCATGCCGACCACGGGCGCTGGCACCGCCACGCCCACGACTGGCTGCACCGCGTGGGCCCTCCGGCCCTGCTGCTTTCCTGGCTGCCGGCCGTCGGGGATCCCTTGTGCGCCGTGGCTGGATGGCTACGCCTGTCGTTCTGGCCTTGCATGGTCTACATGGCTATCGGTAAATTCCTGCGCTATCTCGTGATGACCGGCGGCCTGATCTGGATGTTTCCCCACGCGTAA
- the ilvA gene encoding threonine ammonia-lyase, biosynthetic: MSTDYLKRILTSKVYDVAVESPLEPATLLSQRISNTVLLKREDTQPVFSFKLRGAYNKMANMAPSALARGVIAASAGNHAQGVALSARKLGCRAVIVMPTTTPDVKVDAVRRLGGEVVLAGESFSDAYTHAKTLEQEQKLTFVHPFDDPDVIAGQGTVGMEILRQHPGSLDAVFVAIGGGGLIAGVATYIKQLRPEVKIIGVQTEDSDAMLRSVRAGRRVVLGDVGLFSDGTAVKQVGAETFKLVRQYVDDFVVVDTDAICAAIKDVFQDTRSVLEPAGAMAVAGAKQYLAQHKWKHKTVAAIACGANMNFDRLRFVAERAEVGEMREAVFVVSMPEQRGSFRKFCELVGDRSVTEFNYRISDAVRAHVFVGIQVSSPSEPEKLAANFRRHGFDTLDLTHDEMAKTHLRHMVGGRSALAHDELIYRFEFPERPGALMRFLSAMNPNWNISLFHYRNQGADYGRILVGIQVPPADKKQFKAFIAELAYPCWNETENPAYKLIL; encoded by the coding sequence ATGTCAACCGACTATCTGAAACGCATCCTGACTTCGAAAGTCTACGACGTCGCCGTCGAGTCGCCGCTGGAACCGGCCACGCTGCTGTCCCAGCGAATTTCGAACACGGTGCTGCTCAAGCGGGAAGATACCCAGCCGGTCTTCAGTTTCAAGCTGCGTGGCGCCTACAACAAGATGGCCAATATGGCGCCGTCTGCGCTGGCGCGCGGGGTCATCGCCGCGTCCGCCGGCAACCATGCGCAAGGGGTGGCGCTGTCGGCACGCAAGCTCGGCTGCCGGGCAGTCATCGTCATGCCGACCACCACGCCCGACGTCAAGGTGGACGCCGTGCGCCGCCTGGGAGGCGAGGTAGTCCTGGCCGGGGAAAGTTTCTCCGACGCCTATACGCATGCCAAGACGCTGGAGCAGGAGCAGAAGCTGACCTTTGTCCATCCTTTCGATGACCCGGACGTCATCGCCGGCCAGGGCACGGTGGGCATGGAGATCCTGCGCCAGCATCCCGGCAGCCTGGACGCCGTCTTCGTCGCCATCGGCGGCGGCGGGCTGATCGCGGGGGTGGCCACCTATATCAAGCAGTTGCGGCCCGAAGTGAAAATCATCGGGGTGCAGACGGAAGATTCCGACGCCATGCTGCGCAGCGTGCGCGCCGGGCGCCGGGTCGTGCTGGGCGATGTCGGCCTTTTCTCCGACGGCACGGCGGTCAAGCAGGTGGGCGCGGAGACGTTCAAGCTGGTGCGCCAGTATGTCGACGACTTCGTGGTCGTCGATACCGATGCCATCTGCGCGGCGATCAAGGACGTCTTCCAGGACACGCGCAGCGTGCTGGAACCGGCCGGGGCGATGGCCGTGGCGGGCGCCAAGCAGTACCTGGCGCAGCACAAGTGGAAGCACAAGACCGTGGCGGCGATCGCCTGCGGCGCAAACATGAATTTCGACCGCCTGCGCTTCGTGGCCGAACGCGCCGAGGTGGGCGAGATGCGCGAAGCCGTGTTTGTCGTATCCATGCCGGAACAGCGCGGCAGCTTCCGCAAATTCTGCGAACTGGTGGGCGACCGCAGCGTGACCGAGTTCAACTACCGCATCTCCGACGCCGTGCGCGCCCACGTCTTTGTCGGCATACAGGTGTCGTCGCCGTCCGAACCGGAAAAACTGGCCGCCAACTTCCGCCGTCATGGCTTCGATACGCTGGACCTGACGCACGACGAAATGGCCAAGACGCACTTGCGCCACATGGTCGGCGGACGTTCGGCGCTGGCGCACGACGAGCTGATCTACCGGTTCGAATTTCCCGAGCGTCCGGGCGCGCTGATGCGATTCCTCAGCGCCATGAACCCGAACTGGAACATCAGCCTGTTCCACTACCGCAACCAGGGCGCGGACTACGGCCGCATCCTGGTCGGCATCCAGGTGCCGCCCGCCGACAAGAAGCAGTTCAAGGCATTCATCGCCGAACTGGCGTACCCGTGCTGGAACGAGACGGAAAATCCGGCATACAAGCTTATCCTGTAG
- a CDS encoding LysR family transcriptional regulator translates to MDIQLNDIALFVEVAKRKNFSHAAEALGMPAATLSRRVSDLERRIGMQLLTRTTRRIELTEAGALYFERCRHIIEEASVAHEQLHDMAAQPKGRLRISMIASLAQLVLPVVMREFTEQYPDIQCEFDLSGRPVDAISNPFDLVLRFGQQPDSSLISRQIMLMSHQLYASQDYLARHGAPRIPSDLSHHDCLRFPSGEGNSSYWMLHSGERVVRVQVFGRLIANNMGMLARLASNGMGIVPLPVFDAMETAIARAGLVRVLHDWSLTPMPLFALLPSRTIPAKTRAFLDFIQPRLNEQPRQGLVQLAN, encoded by the coding sequence ATGGACATCCAGCTCAATGACATTGCGTTGTTCGTCGAAGTCGCCAAGCGCAAGAACTTCAGCCATGCCGCCGAGGCGCTCGGCATGCCCGCGGCCACGCTGTCGCGGCGCGTCAGCGACCTGGAGCGCCGCATCGGCATGCAACTCCTCACGCGCACGACGCGGCGCATCGAACTGACCGAGGCCGGCGCGCTGTATTTCGAACGTTGCCGGCACATCATCGAGGAAGCCAGCGTCGCGCACGAACAGTTGCACGACATGGCGGCGCAGCCCAAGGGGCGGCTGCGCATTTCCATGATCGCCAGCCTGGCGCAGCTGGTGCTGCCCGTGGTAATGCGAGAGTTCACCGAACAGTATCCCGATATCCAGTGTGAATTCGACCTGAGCGGCCGGCCGGTGGACGCGATCAGCAATCCCTTCGACCTGGTGCTGCGTTTCGGCCAGCAGCCCGACTCCAGCCTGATCTCGCGGCAGATCATGCTGATGTCGCACCAGCTGTATGCGTCGCAGGACTACCTGGCGCGCCACGGCGCGCCGCGCATCCCCAGCGATCTCAGCCACCACGATTGCCTGCGTTTTCCCAGCGGCGAAGGCAATTCCTCGTACTGGATGCTGCACTCCGGCGAACGCGTGGTGCGGGTGCAGGTCTTCGGCCGGCTGATCGCCAACAACATGGGCATGCTGGCCCGCCTGGCCAGCAACGGCATGGGGATTGTGCCCCTGCCGGTGTTCGACGCCATGGAAACGGCCATCGCCCGGGCGGGGCTGGTGCGGGTTTTGCACGACTGGAGCCTGACGCCCATGCCGCTGTTCGCCCTGCTGCCGTCGCGGACCATCCCGGCCAAGACACGGGCTTTCCTGGATTTCATCCAGCCGCGCCTGAACGAGCAACCTCGCCAGGGCCTGGTCCAACTGGCCAACTGA
- a CDS encoding cupin domain-containing protein: MAHNRPQWLVREADVPGYHPANHLGTTNRRLIGRDNVGARHMEVVLGTITQGQGALPHAHPGIEQVCYLLSGTARAQVGDEVADMQAGDCCYFPPDIPHVFTVTSEEPARLLVIYSPPYEESPDRVIR, from the coding sequence ATGGCGCATAACAGGCCCCAGTGGCTGGTTCGCGAAGCGGACGTGCCGGGGTACCACCCCGCCAACCATCTGGGCACGACCAACCGGCGGCTGATCGGACGGGACAACGTGGGCGCCCGCCACATGGAAGTCGTGCTGGGCACCATCACGCAGGGCCAGGGTGCTCTGCCGCACGCCCACCCGGGAATCGAACAGGTCTGCTATCTCCTGTCCGGCACCGCGCGGGCCCAGGTGGGCGACGAAGTGGCCGACATGCAGGCCGGGGACTGCTGCTATTTCCCGCCCGATATCCCGCATGTCTTCACGGTGACCAGCGAGGAGCCGGCACGCCTGCTGGTGATCTACAGCCCGCCCTACGAAGAATCGCCGGACCGCGTCATACGGTGA